The nucleotide window CGACATCAGGGGGCGGTGTGCGTGGGGCTCTCGGCGGCGAGGACTGAAAGTGCGATCTGTTGAGCGAAAAGGATGTAATGGGCAAGTCttcgtcgtcatcttcgGAGAGCAAGGGTGAGTGAAGGTGATGATCGGCTATGGTCGATGTTTCAGAAACAAAGGATAAGCTCGGGACGTGCTGACGGCCAAATCGAGCATGTCTGCGATGGTAAACAGGCGACGATTCGGGTAGCTGGAAGCTGTTCTTCCACGAGGTGGCGGCAGCGGTGGCTGTTCTTACTTTGACGCGGGCGTGGTTGCTAGATGCTGGCTGTTTGCTGCGGTCGTAGCGTGGCCGCTTGCTCTCGCCGCCGTAGATGCTCCCCGACCGGCTGACGGAGCGGCGGACCTGGTCTGAGAAGATGGGGGCTTGGAGCGGAGAGGAGTCGAGGACGCTGGGTTGATAGAAGCGCTCAGAGACGCTCGAGACATCGGACATGGCCTCGTTGCTAGAGCCGGGTCGCTTGCGCTTGCGTTCGGCACCGTCGAGAACGGGCTCAATGGCATCCAGGCTGAGGCTCTCCCAGCCATTCTTCATCTTGACGTTGGCCAGTGCGAGGCGGTTTTGCAGTGTCCTCGTCATCTGTGCAGCACAAAGTTAGCATACATGCAACGGCCCTGGGACGGTACAGAGGGCAAAGGGAGACGGACCTTTGAAACGTGGGCCCTTCGCAGGACCTTGGTCGCAACTTCATCCTGTTCAGCCATGGTGGAGCAAGAGGTTGCAAAGGCAACAAGCAACAGCGGGATGGGTGTGGCCTGACGTCTGTCTCACGATGGTAGTTACTGGTACTGCTCCAGCAGCATTTGGGCGGAGCGGAGGTGAGGGCCGGGAAGGAATGTGAGGAGACGGTTGTTTGCGGACTAGCTCAAAACGAGCGGTGGGTGGCACAGGCCGGCCAGGTCAGAGAGTCAGGGCTTGGAAGGAGTGGAAGGAGTGAAGTCGAGCTTGTGGGCTTGCAGGCTTGTCTGGCTCCCGTCCGGCGCTGGAGTCATGGCCAGGCACTGCACTGTAACAAGCAAATTGCTGTCGACGGTTTGGCGAGCGACAGGGGCGGGGGTCCGGTCATGGCTGTGGTAGCGCATGCTGAGTAAGGGGTTAGTGGGTACGGTATTGTACAGATATGTACGTATGTACGTATGTATCGTATCGTATCAATGTTTCAGCGAGCGGGCCGGCCGGCTTGCGCATGCGCCTTatcgccgccgccgccgccgctcGCCGTTCGCCGCAGCGCCGCAGTCCAGGTCTGCGTCTGCGCCCATGTCTGCATCAAGTGGTTGATCAACCTCGAGCTACACCAGATGCGACGAGCGAGCTGCCGTGTCGTGCTGCGCAGCATATAGGTATATGCCATGCCATGCGCATCACATATGCGTCACACTGTACCGTACCTTTGTACGCCTTGTCTGTCGCTTGTCGCTTGTCGCTTGTCGCTGTCAACGACGCACGTCTGCCCGCTGCCAGTCAGTCCCGTCACTCAGTcagtgccagtgccagtgccagtCGAGCGAGGAAACGAATGTCGCTGTCGCTGTCTCAGTATCAGACTGGGCACGAACTGGGTGCCCAGATAGGCTAGACTGGCTGGACACGGCTATTCGGCCTAGCGCCTGCAAGCAACGTCATTTGGTTGAGTCGCGCGCATGTCGCATGTCGCAAGTCGCAGCTCTTTTGCAACTGCTCAACGTGTATCCGCGCCAGTGCAACCCACCAGTTTGCCCGCCACTTCCTTGGCCATTGCAATTCGAAGCAACAGTAATTCCCTCCCTACTTGCACTTGCACTTGACCTCTACATGTTGGGAAGGCGTGCCGCGCTTCACCACATTAGACATTATTCGGACCTGCTGCTAGCCTGATCGCCAACACGCAAGCCCTACCGGCGCACTTCACGTCGGCCTGCACTCCGCCCAAGACACTTGCAACTTTCTCCTACTCAACTCTCACTTGCTCAACCCCCTCCCCCAGCATCTTCTGCTTCCACTCGCTCTGTTCCACTTGCGTAGCCCGCATACAAGCATAGCTATTGCCATTACCGCTTCTCCACGTCTGTTCCCAGCCCACAGTGACTATCCCACTGCATTACGCGTCCTCCGCAACAGGTCCTACTAGCTCCACATCCACGCCGCTCGTCGCTCGTTACCATTTACGCCTATGACTCCATAATTCGCCCTGTATACCACCCTCGCAGTAGACAGACACGATGCCTTCTTTCTTAAGAAGCCTGGGCAGGAAGAGCAGTCGCATGTCCAAGTCTGGCGACAAGCACCACAATACTATGGTACCACACAATGCCAACGCCCTCAAGCATCGCGCTTCCGCCTCTACTCTGAATTCCTCCCAGGTTGGCTCTTCCACTCCCTCGACTACGCCTGCGACATCCACCACCGACGAAGTCAACACCCAGACCAAAGACCTCACCAATGGCCCCACCCCAGTACCACCCGTACCTTCGCGCCCGCAGCGACCAACCACCGAACCCGTGAAGCGCTATAGCATGAATGTAGGGATACAAACGCGCCTACCATATCATCGTCGTCTAACTTATTCAACCAGGGCTTAGCTTCGCCAATTTCCAATGGCTCCAATGGCTCCAATAGTTCCTTCAGTAGAGTCTCACTGCTCGCACCACGCGTCCTGTCCGTCTCGGATAACTCCTGGGTACGTATGGTTGGCTATAGAACAAAGACAATGCTGATTATTCCTAGGTACATCAACAAGTGCTGCTAGTTTTCGGCCAGATCGGCGAGGCGCAAAGCAAACCGTTGGATGGCACACTGACGGTTAACCACCATCAGGGCCGTTTTCCGTCTACTTGCTGGCCAGTTCACGATTCCTACTTCAAGGCTTTGGTTCACCTGGAGCCTGGCTGGAACAGAATACGTCTAGACTTTTCCTCGCCCAAGATCTCGTCGCCAAGCACCTCCATGTCCGCCCACGCTTCTTTCATCAATATTAACTACCTCCCACTGTCGCATTCTCCACCTCTCCAACTTGCTATTATCCTTGGCCATGACTCCCCAGGAACATATGACGCACCTCCTGAGCGCATCGAGCGAGAAGGGAATGGTCTCGAACTCGCCATCAAGAAGTTTCGAATGTCTGCATATCTTTGGCAAGCCTTTACCGGCGAGCAGATGAAGCGCTATGGTTTCGGTCGCCGTTGTTTCCGCTTTGAAGATGCTTGGGAGCCTGGAACGCTAAGTTATCAAGACTGGGCACAAAACCAGTACAGGACACAAGCACAGGTGCACGTCATTCGCTCTCGGAGATCTGTCGCGGAAATACGTGATTTGCAACACGCCCAACAATACGGCCCAGCCACAAAGAAGAACGAACTTTTCGACATCGCCATAGAGGCATGTAGAGATTACTTTCCAATGGCGCCCGGTCAAAAGCGTTACGTATCCTGCCTATTCCTCGACACTCATTGGGACACGCAAGAACAAACGGTCCGAGGACACGCGGCTTTGGGCGGAGGAACTGAAGACCTAGGACTAGCCATCTTCGGGTCCCATGCGCTTCACAGTTATCCATCAAGTATAGAGGAAGTCTTCCAGGCTTTCCAGGACTGTACGCGAACCGATACCACGTTTGTCGCAAATGATTGCGACGAATCTGGAAGCAGCTGGGAGGCTGCCAACATCGGAATTGGCGCTCATCTCCACGAAACAGGGCATCTCTTCGGCTGTCCTCATCAGGAGTCAGGTGTCATGTTACGCGACTATGTTACGCTTAATCGCACCTTCACATGCCGAGAGCCTTACTCCACCCGCACAAAGTCACCTGGTCAGCAGCTCGTGCTGCCTAACGACGAATGCAGATGGCACAAATTAGACGTTCTGCGCTTCCGATTTCACCCTTGTTTCCGGATTCCAATTGACAATCCCAACATCAATGGAGACGGCAGCGTGCAGGTATGGACAGTTGATGTTAGTCAAGGTGGAGTGATTGCAACCTCGAAGTCCGGCATTGCGTGGGTCGAAGTGTTTGCTGAAGGAGACGATGTTTGCCATCACTGGAAAGAGTTTCCCGAATCGGAAGGCCAATATCCACGACAGGTTGTACTGGATGAAGGCATGGTCCGTTCCctcctacctaaagagaAACAGAAGTCACGCTTGAAGGTCGAGGTCTTTTCTGCAGGTGGAGGGAAGCATGTTATCGAGGACTTCAGTCAACTCTCTAACCAGAAGCAAGCCCGTGTCAAGATACCAGATGGTAGATGGGGCTACCGCGGTGGCAAGTTGGGCTACTCGCAAATGGAGGGTTCACGGCCAGAGGAAGTCATCTTCGATTACGTTCACATTCAGACCAAACTCCTACTCAGCATCAAGATATACCACGGCGCAGCAGTGGATGGATTAGAATTTGTCTACGAAGATACAGCAACCCAACTTTTCGGCAACAGAGGAGGTAGCATGACGGAGTTTGCACTGGACACACGCAAAGGAGAGCTTTTGCTGGGTTTCTCTCTACGCGCTGGACTCTGGATCGATGGCTTGCAAATACTAACCAGTTTGGGAAGGAAGAGCGAGTGGTATGGCAATCCGAACGGTGGTAGCGGGTACGTATACGATCAATGTAGGACATGCGCGCTAGCTAACGTTGTCAGACACACGCTCATCCCTCCTCGTGGCTACACAATCGGCGGCCTGTCCGGCTCCTGCGCACAATGGCTTGACGGCTTCTCACTGATCATCACACGGTGATTTCGTCCCTGCCCAGATCAAAGTTCCATCGCCTTTTTTTGCGCCGAGTGGCTCGTCGCAGAATTACGCCAACACCCGCATGTGGTTGAATATTGCTGTGGATCGACATCCTATCTAACCCCGAAGGCGATCGATACCAGGCGCCTTCTTCGCCTCGAGACACGTATAGATGGGACATGCTAAGAGCAGTACACTGTTGTTTTACATGAGGCCTTCTGCGCAGCTATCTTGGTTACCGAGCTAAGAGTTGATTTGGTATATTTGCATACCCGCACATGGGCAACCCCACAGCAACACAGGGTTGCATATGGTTAGCATTGATGCGAAACACTGAGTGGACCCATCACTCGGTCATGGCAGGGAAGGACTTTGCTTCGCACATTTACAGTCATGATACCACAGTCATTAAGCTTGACttgttttgttttgttttgttttgttttgtttCTCTGTAACACCGGCTCTTTGAGAAGAGAAAGCGTAATATCAAGGGCTTCTTGAATAATACATGTCATAGTTTCAGCTCTCCATTGACATGCCATGCTACTTATCTCTCAACGTCACCAGGCAATGGAATAGTGTGCCAAGCTGGTGAACAGACCATTGACGAAAACATAGCGTCGCGAATGTTGGCACAATGACAATCACATGTGCCGACACATTCTGCGGGACAAGCGGTTTGTGGCTGGGGCGGGCGCAGGGAGATGACGTTTAGGCCAAACTTGAAATTCTGGCTCAGCCAACCTAGCCGGCTCAGCCAGGGCCAACGTCACCGCTTGCCTTTGCACCGCCGCCGCACTGCCTTTTGATCAGCAGGCAACAAGCTTTTGACCACCAAAACCCTACTTTTCCTCTCGCGGAAGCCTGGGACCCTTGATCAACTTATCGCACAAAGCGAAGAATTTCTTTTTCATCTTAGCAGGCGATTGCGAGCTGCTATCATACCGAAGCCTAGGACAATAACGCAGAGCAACGACACAGTCATGTCGCAACGAAGGAACGGCGGCGGCGAGCCGCAACCCAAGGACCAGATGCCTCCTGCAAAGGGTGAAAGTATGTAGAAAGCCTGTCaaggaggagagagagaAGCAATGCGCTGTATCCCAGGAAAGTAACAACACAAGCTAACATGACACCTCCGAATAGCACAAGACAAGCAAGTCCGTCTGCTCTCCCAAGAAGCCGGCCACTTCTCCCTCGTCCGCGCTCTGCATCTTGCAGACTTCATTACGGAGCTCAATGGTACGCACAAGTCCCCAAACAGTAACAAGACGTGAAGACTAACCAGGCAAACACAGGCTTCTGCGGCATAATGTCCATTCTCTCCTCGCTCCGCTACTGCACGCAAGCCGACCCCACCAACCACACCAACCTGTACTGGGCGCTCGGCTTCATCCCGCTCGGCCTCTTCTTCGACTTCATGGACGGCAAAGTGGCACGCTGGCGCAAGAAGGCGTCGCTCATGGGCCAGGAACTTGATTCGCTCGCCGACCTCATCTCGTTTGGTGTGTCGCCTGCCGCAGCGGCGTTTTGCCTGGGTCTCCGCACCCCCGTCGACCACGTCCTGCTCAGCTTTTTTGTCCTGTGCGGACTCACGCGTCTGGCGAGGTTCAATGTCACGGTTGCCATGGTGCCCAAGGATGCGACTGGCAAGAGCAAGTACTTTGAGGGTACCCCGATTCCCATGTCCTTGGGTATCGTCCAGATCATGACGTATTGGGTGTACAAGGGGTGGACTATGGAGCAGGTGCCGTTGGGACTTTGGCTCGAGGGCACGCCGCTTGAGTTTCATCCTGTGGTCGCCATGTTCATTCTCCACGGGTGCTTGATGGTCAGCAAGAGTGTGAAGATTCCGAAGCCGTAGATAAAGCACAGCTGGAGGTGGCGAACACGGCAGCGTAGCATGAGCGTGACGCTTGCTTGTGTTGGAGGGAAGGGAATGGGCCATATGAAGCGGATATGCGTCACTCGGCGTGAAGTGTGATTGATTAGCGGGCGTTACAAAAATATACAATGATACCCTATTGTCACCATGTTGTTTCAATTGCGCAGTCTTGCTCGTGTGAACATGTCATAAAACGCATTACGAAGATACTATTATGTATATGCAACCACTTAGATGAAGAATGTGAACAAAATACTCGTCCCAAATCTACCAAACATAGCCAAACCACCCACCAACCCAGTCTTTCAACGCCGCCATTCATGCTCGTAAATGAATGCACAAAAACATACCAAAGTCGTGCCTACTACTTGCGCTTGCTAATGATCTTGGTAATTGCATGTCTTATCACAATACCCGCCTTCTCGGTCTCCTTCTTGGTCAGCCCGCTCGTAACGCAAACCTTGAGCGCGGGAGTAGGCTGCCAACCGGCATCTCGGGGGTTGAGGCCGAGGCCGATTGGGAACGACTTGAGGCGTGTGATGAGGACGCCGTTTGCGAGACACTAGAGAGATTGTGTTAGCCAGTTGGGTTCATGATTGCAGGAAGAGAAAAGGGAACAAGAGCACACATACTTCATCAACAACATCCCGGAATATTTGATTCTGATCCTCAAGCGAAAGTTTCTTCGCCTTGATAACCTCATCCTTGAAGACCAGAAGCATCATAGGATTATCGGACGAACTGCTGCAGCGTACCCAGTCGCTCCTCGGGTCAAGCTGTGCGCGCATTGCCTTGACATTCTCGCGTAGTCCAGTCAGGAGGTCGGGTTGTTCTTGCAACATGCTGATTGTTTCACTGGCCGTGGTGCTCAGCAAGGCGGGGAGAGCAGCAGAGTACGTGTACGAGGCTGAGGAGATGCGCTGATGTTCTACAACTTCTTCATTGCCGGCGCAGAATCCGCCTGCGGCGCAGAGAGGCCCGGAGAGGGAGCCAATGATCATGTCTACTTCCGAGGCGTCCACGTTTTGGGCTTCGGTGACACCGCCGCCGGTGCGGCCGAGGACGCCGTAGGACCATGTTTCGTCGAGAATAAGGCGGAACTTGTACTTTAGCTTGAGTTCGATCTATAAGCGTGTTAGCTGAGGACTTCTGACATAGCATCTAGCAACTTTGGTACACGTACCAGCTTTGGCAGATTGACTACGTCGCCAATGTTTTCAAACAAGCCCTCGGTGATGATAAAGCGCCTAGTTAGCGGCTTCTTAGCCTGCTCCTTGACGACTTTCTTGAGCACGTTTTCCAGGTCTTCCATGTCATTGTGCTCAAACCATCGGACGGTACTGCGGCTGATTTGTATGCCCTTCCTCGCTGCAAAGTTGAGCGCGCGATCCGCAACGATGATGTCTCCACGCTTGCTGAAACTGGGAATGACACTGCTGATAGTCGAGAAGGATTGGGCATAGATGATGCAGGCGGAAACACCGAGGTGGGCGGCCACGTCGGCTTCCGTCTTCATGTGGACGTCCTGGGTGCCGTAGAACCCGGGGGGACCGCAGGGGCCAACGCCATAAGTGCGCAACGTCTGAATGGCCTTGTCCTTGAGGACATCGCTTGAAAGGAAGTTGTAGAAGTTGTACGAGGCGAGGTTGGTCACGGTGCGGCCGTTGGAGAGCTTCGACTTGGGGCCGGTAGGTCTAGGCAGGCCAAGTTAGCATTTGGCAGGCCGACAAGGAATCAGACATCCTACCCAACAATAACCGGTCGCTTCTCGTTTTCAAGTTCCTCGAGCGCAGTCGTGGGTGCTACCAGCGGTTCCGGCGTCCAGTCTTCGACCAACTCGTCAATCTCCTATTTCATCGTCAGTCTCCAAACATCGCCGAAAGGTACAAAAACACGACTACAAGACAGACATACCGCATCCGTAAGCTGTACTTTCTTCTGTGTACTGTACTTGGGTGCAAGCAGGTACCTCACGGCGAAGAGGAACAAGAATAACTCTATTGCGCTGCGAACCGGGTCGTTCTGGTAACTCGACTTGATGTACCTCACGGCGATGGCAGAACCCGGTATGCGATTGAATTGCGCATTAGCATCGTTGAAGAAGCGCGCTGTAGCATTTTGCACTTCGTTAAGATCCATGATTACAGTCTGAGGGCGGAAGACGTGGCTGTTCCCTTGGTCGATGCCACGCGCTGATGTTCGGGGGTTGCGGCGAAGCGCGGAGGTGCCACGCGAGGCGTCGCAATTTCACAGCCCCGTCCGTCTCATCCCGACCCTAATTTCCTTCATCACTTTTCCACTTTTGCTCTCCGGTACCGATATCATTGTTGTACTGTGAACAATGGTCGACATCAATGGAACCAGGCCTTTAGCCGATACATCTTTCGTTTGATACAGTGTTGGGCCAAATGAGGTAGATAAGACATCCATATATTTATCTGTAATGCATTCGCTTTCTAACGTGTTCGCCTTCCCTTAATGAACCAAACCAAACCCTTC belongs to Pyrenophora tritici-repentis strain M4 chromosome 10, whole genome shotgun sequence and includes:
- a CDS encoding PssA, Phosphatidylserine synthase; amino-acid sequence: MSQRRNGGGEPQPKDQMPPAKGETQDKQVRLLSQEAGHFSLVRALHLADFITELNGFCGIMSILSSLRYCTQADPTNHTNLYWALGFIPLGLFFDFMDGKVARWRKKASLMGQELDSLADLISFGVSPAAAAFCLGLRTPVDHVLLSFFVLCGLTRLARFNVTVAMVPKDATGKSKYFEGTPIPMSLGIVQIMTYWVYKGWTMEQVPLGLWLEGTPLEFHPVVAMFILHGCLMVSKSVKIPKP
- a CDS encoding Aminotran-1-2 multi-domain protein; this translates as MDLNEVQNATARFFNDANAQFNRIPGSAIAVRYIKSSYQNDPVRSAIELFLFLFAVRYLLAPKYSTQKKVQLTDAEIDELVEDWTPEPLVAPTTALEELENEKRPVIVGPTGPKSKLSNGRTVTNLASYNFYNFLSSDVLKDKAIQTLRTYGVGPCGPPGFYGTQDVHMKTEADVAAHLGVSACIIYAQSFSTISSVIPSFSKRGDIIVADRALNFAARKGIQISRSTVRWFEHNDMEDLENVLKKVVKEQAKKPLTRRFIITEGLFENIGDVVNLPKLIELKLKYKFRLILDETWSYGVLGRTGGGVTEAQNVDASEVDMIIGSLSGPLCAAGGFCAGNEEVVEHQRISSASYTYSAALPALLSTTASETISMLQEQPDLLTGLRENVKAMRAQLDPRSDWVRCSSSSDNPMMLLVFKDEVIKAKKLSLEDQNQIFRDVVDECLANGVLITRLKSFPIGLGLNPRDAGWQPTPALKVCVTSGLTKKETEKAGIVIRHAITKIISKRK
- a CDS encoding metallopeptidase: MPSFLRSLGRKSSRMSKSGDKHHNTMVPHNANALKHRASASTLNSSQVGSSTPSTTPATSTTDEVNTQTKDLTNGPTPVPPVPSRPQRPTTEPVKRYSMNGLASPISNGSNGSNSSFSRVSLLAPRVLSVSDNSWVHQQVLLVFGQIGEAQSKPLDGTLTVNHHQGRFPSTCWPVHDSYFKALVHLEPGWNRIRLDFSSPKISSPSTSMSAHASFININYLPLSHSPPLQLAIILGHDSPGTYDAPPERIEREGNGLELAIKKFRMSAYLWQAFTGEQMKRYGFGRRCFRFEDAWEPGTLSYQDWAQNQYRTQAQVHVIRSRRSVAEIRDLQHAQQYGPATKKNELFDIAIEACRDYFPMAPGQKRYVSCLFLDTHWDTQEQTVRGHAALGGGTEDLGLAIFGSHALHSYPSSIEEVFQAFQDCTRTDTTFVANDCDESGSSWEAANIGIGAHLHETGHLFGCPHQESGVMLRDYVTLNRTFTCREPYSTRTKSPGQQLVLPNDECRWHKLDVLRFRFHPCFRIPIDNPNINGDGSVQVWTVDVSQGGVIATSKSGIAWVEVFAEGDDVCHHWKEFPESEGQYPRQVVLDEGMVRSLLPKEKQKSRLKVEVFSAGGGKHVIEDFSQLSNQKQARVKIPDGRWGYRGGKLGYSQMEGSRPEEVIFDYVHIQTKLLLSIKIYHGAAVDGLEFVYEDTATQLFGNRGGSMTEFALDTRKGELLLGFSLRAGLWIDGLQILTSLGRKSEWYGNPNGGSGHTLIPPRGYTIGGLSGSCAQWLDGFSLIITR
- a CDS encoding Whi5 multi-domain protein, encoding MAEQDEVATKVLRRAHVSKMTRTLQNRLALANVKMKNGWESLSLDAIEPVLDGAERKRKRPGSSNEAMSDVSSVSERFYQPSVLDSSPLQAPIFSDQVRRSVSRSGSIYGGESKRPRYDRSKQPASSNHARVKVRTATAAATSWKNSFQLPESSPVYHRRHARFGRQHVPSLSFVSETSTIADHHLHSPLLSEDDDEDLPITSFSLNRSHFQSSPPRAPRTPPPDVARSARLRQRGFNAAGAAREGKQGGNDANLLMYLATSPTPVRPGHQRPQMLAPSTPPPKATPLPSSMMSTPGGGGSHYAGFGLATPSTTLNFAEFLNMSPSPAQANASWNRTPVATRTPAAVREARRNLNFDTILPPNGDNSHMERIGKVEGLGMDLGGELIS